The following coding sequences lie in one Dysgonomonas mossii genomic window:
- a CDS encoding bifunctional alpha,alpha-trehalose-phosphate synthase (UDP-forming)/trehalose-phosphatase: MKLIIISNRLPLKVVEEENEYKVVPSPGGLSTGLNSLETNMETHWVGWTGMYLEDVDEQQKIDKQLTDLNFHSVNLTPSQIENYYEGYSNSVIWPLSHYFFSNVRYNNCYWTVYKEVNALFCEKAKDIIEPDDIVWIQDYQLMLLPRMIKERMPEVSIGYFHHIPFPSYELFRCLPERSDILNGLLGADLVAFHTHGYMRHFISAVYRVLKLDCKLDEIHLDGRIVDVDAFPMGINYDMYHNALLNPHIKKQAEKLRGEFGNSKLILSVDRLDYSKGILMRLRCFEDFLANQPQYRGKVSLIMIVAPSRDNVDIYAKLKEDIDQKVGAINGKYATAGWQPINYFYRSFVFEEITALYHISDICLVNPFRDGMNLVAKEYIATKREGKGVLILSEMAGASIELSDALIVNPTDIKDLENALLIALEMPEEEQKAAISNMQEIISSQHVGQWAKDFIDELFSVKKKNKELQKKIIVRKNFNEIKDAYQKAQKRLIILDYDGTLVSFHRNPMKASPTTEVIDLLKKMCADSHNRMIISSGRDKQTLEDWLGHLPLDMAAEHGMFYKENGIWKSKGQKIEWDQEIIDIIKHTVKKTPRSKLEIKETALVFHYRDVDVWLAELRVTQLINALINPASRQNLQIMKGNKIVEIKSGEFNKGSEALRLISQSEYDFVMAIGDDTTDEEMFMALPDTAITIKVGDPSNAARYNIPKQTLNIDFLKKLIK; the protein is encoded by the coding sequence ATGAAGTTGATTATTATATCCAATAGATTACCACTAAAAGTGGTGGAAGAGGAAAATGAGTACAAGGTTGTTCCCAGCCCAGGAGGCCTTTCAACCGGACTGAACTCATTAGAGACAAATATGGAAACACATTGGGTTGGTTGGACAGGAATGTATCTTGAAGATGTCGATGAACAGCAGAAAATAGACAAACAACTAACTGATCTCAACTTTCATTCGGTTAATCTTACTCCTTCACAAATAGAAAATTATTATGAAGGATATAGTAACAGTGTAATTTGGCCGCTTTCTCATTACTTTTTCAGCAATGTTAGATACAATAATTGCTACTGGACTGTATATAAAGAAGTGAATGCTTTATTCTGTGAAAAAGCGAAGGATATAATAGAACCTGATGATATTGTTTGGATTCAGGACTATCAATTGATGCTTTTACCTCGAATGATAAAAGAAAGAATGCCTGAAGTAAGTATTGGTTATTTCCACCATATACCATTCCCTTCTTATGAATTGTTTAGGTGCTTACCTGAAAGAAGTGACATTTTAAACGGTCTGTTGGGCGCTGACCTTGTTGCTTTTCATACGCATGGATATATGAGGCATTTTATTAGTGCTGTTTATAGAGTACTGAAATTAGATTGTAAGCTCGATGAAATTCATTTAGATGGCAGAATCGTAGATGTGGATGCTTTTCCAATGGGAATAAACTATGATATGTATCATAATGCTTTATTAAATCCTCATATAAAGAAACAAGCAGAGAAACTACGTGGTGAGTTTGGCAACAGCAAACTTATATTATCTGTAGATAGGCTGGATTATAGCAAAGGTATTCTTATGCGTTTAAGGTGCTTTGAAGACTTCTTAGCAAACCAACCGCAATACAGAGGAAAAGTTAGTCTCATTATGATTGTAGCACCATCAAGAGACAATGTTGATATTTATGCAAAGCTGAAAGAAGATATAGACCAGAAGGTAGGAGCCATCAATGGTAAATATGCGACAGCAGGATGGCAACCAATCAATTATTTTTATAGGTCATTCGTCTTCGAAGAGATAACAGCTTTGTATCATATATCGGATATATGTCTAGTTAATCCTTTTAGGGATGGGATGAACCTTGTTGCAAAAGAGTATATTGCAACAAAACGAGAAGGGAAAGGTGTACTCATCTTAAGTGAAATGGCCGGAGCATCTATTGAGTTATCTGATGCGCTGATAGTGAATCCAACTGATATAAAGGATTTAGAGAATGCTCTTCTTATAGCATTGGAAATGCCGGAAGAGGAACAAAAAGCAGCTATATCAAATATGCAAGAGATTATTTCTTCTCAACATGTTGGACAATGGGCTAAAGATTTTATAGATGAATTGTTTTCAGTAAAAAAGAAAAATAAAGAATTACAAAAGAAAATAATCGTACGAAAAAACTTCAATGAAATAAAAGATGCATACCAAAAAGCTCAAAAACGTCTGATTATTTTAGACTACGATGGCACATTAGTCTCATTTCATCGCAATCCGATGAAAGCATCACCAACGACTGAAGTTATTGATCTTTTGAAAAAAATGTGTGCTGATAGCCATAATAGAATGATAATAAGTAGTGGTAGAGATAAACAGACTCTAGAAGATTGGTTAGGACATTTGCCATTAGATATGGCAGCCGAACATGGTATGTTTTACAAAGAGAATGGTATATGGAAAAGTAAAGGGCAGAAAATAGAATGGGATCAAGAGATAATAGACATAATCAAACATACAGTAAAAAAGACTCCTCGTTCGAAACTTGAAATAAAAGAAACGGCCTTGGTCTTTCATTACCGGGATGTTGATGTCTGGTTAGCCGAACTGCGTGTAACACAGTTGATAAATGCCTTAATAAATCCAGCATCAAGACAGAATTTACAGATAATGAAAGGAAATAAAATTGTAGAAATTAAGTCAGGCGAATTTAATAAAGGCTCAGAAGCTTTAAGGCTAATCAGTCAAAGTGAATACGATTTTGTGATGGCTATAGGGGACGATACAACTGATGAAGAAATGTTTATGGCATTGCCGGATACGGCTATAACGATAAAAGTAGGAGACCCATCAAATGCAGCGCGGTATAATATTCCAAAACAAACTTTAAACATTGATTTTTTGAAAAAACTAATAAAATAA
- a CDS encoding glycoside hydrolase family 15 protein yields MDNLDYGVVGNCKTAALISKEGSIDWLCFPVFDSPSVFSKLLDKDKGGSFSFIVSDSYRITQNYFKETNILCTRFASDEGVFEVLDFMPRYKTRGDEYYIPSEIYRYIRLIDGKPRFRINYTPVMNYARDSVIHKKFAYFIRTFSLVDGNDNIYLYSSIDFDTILNQEEIILEQDQYMLLSYSQKLANIDINRAYLEYQRTKIYWLNWNNRSRKFIEYNDYICRSLLALKLMCYESSGAIMAALTTSIPETIGEVRNWDYRFCWIRDASMSIETLIELGHHSTAKRFMSFVKDILKSKSDSLQIMYGIDGSRTLKEEILPHLAGYENSQPVRIGNAAYFQKQNDTFGYLMDVIHSYYFRFPGTLGELEEMWEVVKSIIRTVYIVWRNPDQSIWEFRNIEKNFVFSKVMCWVALDRAIEIAKLLNQTDYVSAWQKEAMAIKEDVMQNGWNDQIQSFTQAYDNTHMDSSLLLMEQYGFIDANDDRYIKTVKRIKEELYHNGLMYRYKVDDDFGLPSSAFTICTFWLTRALFMIGEKGEARKIFDQLLEYSNHLGLFSEDLDFETKRMLGNFPQAYSHLALIDTALLFSEERKYINFIKP; encoded by the coding sequence ATGGATAATCTAGATTACGGTGTAGTCGGAAATTGTAAAACTGCTGCTTTAATTTCAAAAGAAGGAAGTATCGATTGGCTTTGTTTTCCGGTATTCGATTCTCCATCTGTATTTTCTAAATTATTAGATAAAGATAAAGGCGGGAGTTTTTCATTCATTGTCTCTGATAGTTATCGTATTACACAAAATTACTTTAAAGAAACAAATATACTTTGTACTCGCTTTGCTTCTGATGAGGGCGTATTTGAAGTACTCGATTTTATGCCGAGATACAAGACCCGTGGAGACGAGTATTATATCCCTTCCGAAATCTATCGTTATATAAGACTCATTGATGGTAAACCACGTTTTAGGATAAATTATACTCCTGTAATGAATTATGCCAGAGATTCGGTCATACACAAAAAGTTTGCCTACTTTATAAGAACATTCTCTTTAGTAGATGGAAATGATAATATCTATTTATATTCAAGTATTGATTTTGACACCATATTAAATCAAGAAGAAATTATTCTGGAGCAAGACCAGTATATGCTATTGTCGTATAGTCAAAAACTAGCGAATATAGATATCAACCGAGCCTATCTCGAATATCAGCGTACAAAGATTTACTGGTTGAACTGGAATAATCGTTCCCGAAAATTCATCGAATACAACGACTATATCTGTCGCAGTCTGTTGGCTCTTAAACTGATGTGTTATGAGTCATCCGGAGCTATTATGGCAGCTCTTACCACCAGTATTCCGGAAACAATAGGCGAAGTTCGCAACTGGGATTATCGATTTTGCTGGATTCGTGATGCATCGATGTCTATAGAAACCCTGATAGAACTTGGGCATCATTCAACAGCGAAGCGGTTTATGTCTTTTGTGAAGGATATATTGAAGTCTAAATCAGATTCTTTACAAATTATGTATGGAATAGATGGTAGTCGTACATTAAAAGAAGAGATACTGCCACATTTGGCAGGATATGAAAATTCCCAACCGGTAAGAATTGGAAATGCTGCATATTTCCAAAAACAAAATGACACTTTCGGCTATTTGATGGATGTTATACATAGCTATTATTTCCGTTTTCCTGGCACATTGGGCGAGTTGGAAGAAATGTGGGAAGTTGTTAAATCGATCATCAGAACGGTTTATATTGTTTGGAGAAATCCTGATCAGAGTATATGGGAGTTTCGTAACATCGAAAAGAATTTTGTCTTCTCGAAGGTAATGTGTTGGGTAGCTCTTGACAGAGCAATAGAGATAGCCAAACTTTTAAATCAGACTGACTATGTATCAGCATGGCAAAAAGAAGCGATGGCTATAAAAGAAGATGTGATGCAGAATGGATGGAACGATCAGATTCAGAGTTTTACTCAAGCATATGATAATACGCATATGGATTCATCATTGCTTTTGATGGAACAATATGGTTTTATAGATGCAAACGATGATCGCTATATAAAGACAGTAAAACGTATAAAAGAAGAATTATACCATAATGGATTGATGTATCGATATAAAGTCGATGATGATTTTGGTTTGCCGTCTTCTGCTTTTACTATCTGTACTTTTTGGCTAACTCGTGCATTGTTTATGATTGGAGAGAAAGGCGAAGCCCGGAAAATATTTGATCAGTTACTGGAATATTCAAATCATCTGGGGTTGTTTAGTGAAGATTTGGATTTCGAAACCAAACGTATGCTCGGTAACTTTCCTCAAGCCTATTCTCATCTGGCGTTGATAGATACAGCTTTGCTATTCTCTGAAGAACGAAAATATATCAATTTTATTAAACCTTAA
- a CDS encoding helix-turn-helix domain-containing protein has protein sequence MKIYIRHMVSQRCKIVVIQELKKLELNYITVDLGIVNLSTHPTHEQNIQLKLAMAKSGLELIENRKDIVIEQIKIAVIESIYYSENKLKIPFSTYLSNKLNLNYTYLSNTFTESQGFTIAHFIIMHKIEHVKELIQYNELTFSEIAFKMHYSSIGHLSNQFKKITGTTLSFYKMHGQKRETNIENLLIL, from the coding sequence ATGAAAATATACATTAGACATATGGTAAGTCAACGATGCAAAATAGTGGTAATACAAGAGTTAAAGAAATTGGAACTCAATTATATTACCGTTGACTTAGGGATTGTTAATCTTTCCACACATCCAACACATGAACAAAATATCCAGCTCAAACTAGCCATGGCTAAAAGCGGATTAGAACTGATAGAAAACAGGAAGGATATAGTGATCGAGCAGATAAAAATAGCAGTCATAGAATCAATATATTATTCAGAAAATAAATTAAAGATTCCCTTTTCAACCTATCTAAGTAATAAATTAAACCTGAACTACACTTATTTATCTAATACATTTACAGAGTCGCAAGGCTTTACAATTGCGCATTTCATCATTATGCATAAAATTGAACATGTTAAAGAACTCATTCAATACAATGAATTAACTTTTTCGGAAATTGCTTTCAAAATGCATTACAGTAGTATTGGCCATTTATCAAACCAGTTTAAGAAAATAACAGGTACTACTTTATCATTTTATAAGATGCATGGTCAAAAAAGAGAAACCAATATTGAAAACCTGTTAATTCTATAA
- a CDS encoding NAD-dependent succinate-semialdehyde dehydrogenase: protein MSIKTVNPATNEKLKSFDEMSKDEIETVINQSDITYQSWRKTTYKQRSELLHKVAQILRIRKENLAELITTEMGKLIGESKAEIELSADIFDYYAENAEKFLANKILRPKYGEALIRYSPIGVLLGVQPWNFPFYQVARFAAPNIMIGNTILLKHASNVPQCGIALSEIFKEAGAPHGLYINLLIPGNKISRLLADERIKGASLTGSEQAGASLAEAAGKNIKKSVLELGGSDPFIVLDDANIDKTIYWAVIARMNNTGQCCVAAKRFIIMESVYFEFLNKFKAALLALKVGDPMDNETELGPLVSEEALTNLLDQINRSVKAGARIELGGRRIDRSGAYMEATILSDINKNNPVYSQELFGPVALLFKVRTVEEAISLANDTSYGLGASIFTSDIRQGKLIADQIDSGMVFINHPTWTQADLPFGGTKRSGYGRELSEFGTEEFVNKKLIRTSLLTDPF, encoded by the coding sequence ATGTCAATAAAAACAGTAAATCCAGCAACAAATGAAAAGCTGAAATCATTTGATGAAATGTCGAAAGATGAAATAGAGACTGTTATCAACCAGTCAGATATTACTTATCAGAGTTGGCGAAAAACAACTTATAAACAACGTTCGGAACTATTGCATAAAGTAGCACAAATATTACGAATAAGAAAAGAAAACCTTGCTGAACTAATCACTACCGAAATGGGGAAACTGATTGGTGAAAGTAAAGCAGAAATAGAACTTAGTGCGGATATCTTTGATTATTATGCTGAAAATGCTGAAAAATTTCTTGCGAATAAGATTTTAAGACCTAAATATGGAGAAGCATTAATACGCTACAGTCCGATAGGAGTTTTACTGGGGGTACAACCTTGGAATTTTCCATTTTATCAGGTTGCACGTTTTGCTGCCCCCAACATTATGATAGGGAATACTATTCTTTTAAAACATGCTTCTAACGTTCCTCAGTGTGGAATAGCATTGAGCGAAATATTTAAAGAAGCAGGTGCTCCACATGGATTGTATATAAACTTATTGATACCTGGCAACAAGATATCAAGGCTTCTTGCCGATGAGAGAATTAAGGGTGCTTCTCTGACTGGCAGTGAGCAGGCCGGAGCCAGTTTAGCAGAAGCTGCAGGAAAAAATATTAAAAAATCAGTCTTAGAACTTGGAGGTAGCGACCCATTTATAGTATTAGATGATGCCAATATCGATAAAACCATTTACTGGGCAGTAATAGCCCGAATGAATAATACAGGACAGTGTTGTGTTGCTGCAAAACGTTTTATTATAATGGAGTCTGTCTATTTTGAATTTCTCAATAAGTTTAAAGCGGCTTTACTGGCCCTAAAAGTGGGGGACCCGATGGATAATGAAACGGAACTTGGGCCATTAGTAAGTGAAGAAGCTTTGACTAACTTATTAGATCAGATAAACAGATCGGTTAAAGCCGGAGCCAGAATAGAATTGGGTGGACGGCGGATAGATCGTTCCGGAGCTTATATGGAAGCAACCATTCTTTCCGATATAAATAAGAATAATCCTGTCTATTCTCAAGAGCTATTTGGTCCTGTTGCATTATTATTTAAAGTAAGAACTGTAGAGGAAGCAATTAGTCTGGCAAATGACACTAGCTATGGGCTAGGTGCGTCAATTTTCACAAGTGATATAAGACAAGGGAAACTAATAGCTGATCAAATAGATAGCGGAATGGTTTTTATAAATCATCCGACATGGACCCAAGCTGATTTACCATTTGGGGGAACAAAGCGATCAGGATATGGACGAGAATTATCAGAATTCGGTACTGAAGAGTTTGTCAATAAGAAATTAATCAGGACAAGCCTTTTAACCGATCCTTTTTAA
- a CDS encoding GlsB/YeaQ/YmgE family stress response membrane protein, with protein MELGIIGSIVIGVLAGFIAGYITKGRGFGLIVNLIVGLIGAVLGGFLFSVLGINWGGIVGMLIVSVVGAVVFLWILSLFGGYNRNNKSGGKSNG; from the coding sequence ATGGAATTAGGTATCATTGGTTCAATAGTCATTGGCGTCCTTGCAGGTTTTATAGCCGGTTACATTACAAAAGGACGTGGTTTCGGTTTAATTGTAAACCTGATAGTGGGTTTAATCGGAGCGGTCTTAGGCGGATTTCTTTTCAGCGTACTAGGTATAAATTGGGGTGGGATTGTAGGAATGCTGATTGTGTCAGTTGTCGGTGCAGTTGTCTTTTTATGGATACTATCTTTATTTGGCGGGTATAATCGCAATAATAAGTCCGGAGGTAAATCTAACGGTTAG
- a CDS encoding outer membrane beta-barrel protein, with amino-acid sequence MKKIILLLACIATGLSLSAQKGDKAAIGSLGYQTDYKRFAIGVQGRYSILDNVLIAPDITFYFPKDKVTGLDVMLNVHYVFNLSEERISVYPLAGLGIQNNFYGKQSVIIGGTEQKTDSHAETDLAFNLGGGITYQVDDRFFLNAEARFILGDNDCAVILIGYGYKF; translated from the coding sequence ATGAAAAAAATCATATTATTACTTGCTTGCATAGCTACAGGACTTAGTCTTTCCGCCCAAAAAGGAGACAAAGCTGCTATTGGCAGTTTAGGTTATCAAACCGATTATAAACGTTTTGCAATCGGTGTACAGGGACGATATAGTATCTTGGATAATGTACTTATAGCTCCCGATATTACATTTTATTTCCCCAAAGATAAAGTAACAGGATTAGACGTTATGTTAAATGTCCATTATGTATTCAATCTTTCAGAGGAAAGAATATCCGTCTACCCTTTAGCCGGTCTGGGTATACAAAATAATTTTTATGGAAAACAATCAGTTATAATCGGGGGAACAGAACAAAAAACTGATTCTCATGCAGAAACAGATTTAGCATTCAATCTGGGAGGAGGTATTACCTACCAAGTAGATGACAGGTTCTTTTTGAATGCTGAGGCCCGATTTATATTAGGAGACAACGACTGTGCCGTAATCCTGATTGGATATGGATACAAATTTTAA
- a CDS encoding OmpA family protein — protein sequence MKKILLLFIITLSAVTLSAQQKEGQSTKAGSNTTFVDNGFWDNWFIGAGAGSNIYFGDKDVDATFWRRMTVTPNFQFGKWFNPYSGARIKLSGGTNIHTFNNDASLMTRNRYVSAELNYMLNVTDYLMPYNADRIYAFIPYIGVGWAYGWDYKKLPEYASNSNHVNSVTFDAGIINRFRFSPRVALDIELSGKLLKDDFDQRTGSKRGYDLLGTASASLIFTVGKKAVFTEAILRDQSEIDQLNNTINMQRADMARLAQRPVEQTEPTVVVKEVIREVQVSEEPVNNVVLFGINKVKVESHQEVNVYNVAKYLKENPDKKVRVIGYTDKETGTAVINEKLSRQRAQNVADIMTGKYGINQDRVIVEWEGQTNPPFDVMEWNRAVILYIE from the coding sequence ATGAAAAAGATTCTACTACTTTTTATTATTACACTTTCAGCGGTTACCTTATCCGCACAGCAAAAAGAAGGTCAAAGTACCAAAGCGGGTAGTAATACCACATTTGTTGATAACGGTTTCTGGGATAATTGGTTTATCGGAGCCGGGGCCGGTTCAAATATCTATTTCGGAGACAAAGATGTAGATGCTACTTTTTGGAGACGGATGACGGTAACCCCTAATTTTCAATTCGGAAAATGGTTTAACCCTTATTCCGGAGCTCGTATCAAACTATCGGGAGGAACAAACATACATACTTTCAATAATGATGCATCGCTGATGACCCGCAACAGGTACGTGAGCGCCGAACTAAATTATATGTTGAATGTGACCGATTACCTGATGCCTTATAATGCCGACCGTATTTACGCTTTCATTCCTTATATCGGTGTGGGCTGGGCTTACGGCTGGGACTACAAAAAACTACCTGAGTATGCAAGCAATAGCAATCACGTGAACAGTGTAACATTTGATGCAGGTATCATTAACCGTTTCAGATTTTCTCCTCGTGTTGCCCTTGATATTGAACTATCAGGTAAATTGCTTAAAGATGATTTTGACCAACGCACAGGAAGCAAAAGAGGTTATGATCTTTTGGGAACAGCTTCTGCCAGCCTAATCTTCACAGTCGGAAAGAAAGCCGTATTTACCGAAGCTATATTGAGGGACCAATCAGAGATAGACCAGTTGAACAATACCATTAATATGCAGCGTGCCGATATGGCAAGATTGGCGCAGCGTCCGGTAGAACAGACAGAACCTACTGTGGTTGTAAAAGAAGTTATCCGGGAAGTACAGGTCAGTGAAGAACCGGTCAATAATGTTGTCCTGTTTGGCATTAACAAGGTAAAGGTAGAATCCCATCAGGAAGTCAATGTTTATAATGTCGCCAAATATCTGAAAGAAAATCCGGATAAGAAAGTCAGGGTTATCGGTTATACCGATAAAGAAACAGGAACAGCAGTTATAAATGAAAAATTATCCAGACAAAGGGCTCAGAATGTGGCTGACATCATGACCGGCAAATACGGGATAAATCAGGACCGTGTTATTGTTGAATGGGAAGGTCAGACCAATCCTCCATTCGATGTAATGGAATGGAACCGTGCCGTAATTTTATATATTGAATAA
- a CDS encoding alpha/beta hydrolase encodes MEEQIEKEDDYLSDNHLSVGVKKYLKVLNDGVPVETLSKEDARNVLVTAQNGVKVDLSGIEESEKIITDKDYPVKLTIVRPKGITKKLPAFIFIHGGGWILGDYNTHKRMVRDLVIESGYAAVFINYNPSPEAKYPQAINEIYAAIKWVSKHGDEINIDSKRLALVGNSAGGNVAIATSLLAKKNNDSFIKVQILLWPVTNTDFDTESYKMYGEQRFLTASMMKWMFDQYTADLKQRKEIYLSPLLASIDELRGLPPTIVQVAENDILRDEGEAFGRKLDEAGVDVTTIRYNGVIHDFGLLNGLAASPQTRSMVIYSAGILKYYLK; translated from the coding sequence ATGGAAGAACAAATAGAAAAAGAAGATGATTATCTTTCTGATAATCATCTGAGTGTTGGAGTAAAAAAATATTTAAAAGTGCTGAATGATGGAGTTCCTGTTGAAACATTATCGAAAGAGGATGCCCGCAATGTTCTTGTAACAGCACAGAATGGAGTGAAAGTAGATTTATCAGGGATTGAAGAATCTGAAAAAATAATTACAGATAAAGATTATCCGGTAAAACTAACGATTGTTCGTCCTAAGGGAATAACAAAAAAACTACCCGCTTTTATTTTTATACATGGAGGTGGGTGGATTTTAGGTGACTATAATACGCATAAACGGATGGTACGCGACTTAGTCATAGAATCGGGATATGCCGCTGTTTTCATAAATTATAACCCTTCGCCAGAAGCTAAGTATCCACAGGCTATCAATGAAATTTATGCAGCTATCAAGTGGGTATCAAAGCATGGAGACGAAATAAATATAGACAGTAAACGTCTGGCTCTGGTCGGAAATAGTGCCGGAGGAAATGTGGCTATTGCTACCAGCTTATTGGCAAAGAAAAATAATGATTCATTTATCAAAGTTCAGATTTTATTATGGCCCGTGACAAATACTGATTTCGATACAGAATCGTACAAAATGTATGGTGAACAAAGATTTTTGACTGCATCAATGATGAAATGGATGTTCGATCAGTATACAGCCGATTTAAAACAACGTAAAGAGATTTACCTTTCACCTCTTTTGGCTTCTATTGATGAACTTAGGGGATTACCACCTACCATCGTACAGGTGGCAGAAAATGATATATTGAGGGATGAGGGCGAAGCGTTTGGGCGTAAGCTCGATGAAGCAGGAGTCGATGTTACAACTATCCGTTACAATGGTGTAATTCATGATTTCGGGCTATTGAATGGGTTAGCAGCCTCACCCCAAACACGTTCGATGGTCATATATTCGGCAGGTATATTAAAATATTATCTCAAATAA
- a CDS encoding RNA recognition motif domain-containing protein, whose amino-acid sequence MNIFIAGLSYDVNDADLNTLFKEYGVINSAKVIMDRSTSRSKGYGFVEMDNNEDANKAISKLNGVEYDGRTISVSEARPRQERSNNSYGNNRGGYNNRY is encoded by the coding sequence ATGAACATTTTTATCGCAGGTTTGAGTTACGATGTTAACGATGCCGATTTAAACACTCTTTTTAAGGAGTATGGAGTTATTAATTCAGCTAAAGTTATTATGGATCGTAGTACCAGCAGGTCTAAAGGCTACGGATTTGTTGAAATGGACAACAACGAAGATGCAAATAAAGCAATTTCAAAACTGAATGGAGTTGAATATGACGGAAGAACTATCTCAGTCTCAGAAGCAAGACCTCGTCAGGAAAGAAGTAACAACTCTTATGGTAACAATAGGGGAGGTTATAACAACAGATATTGA
- a CDS encoding acyl-ACP desaturase, which produces MSITNIRLEVMHFLEKNVDHFITQFLVPVEKIWQPSDYLPDSEKETFFEDVKELRELAKELPYDFWVVLVGDTITEEALPTYESWLMDVEGIDNVDGEKRNGWSKWIRHWTGEENRHGDLLNKYLYLSGRVNMREIEQTTQHLINDGFDIGTGRDPYKNFVYTSFQELATFISHNRVAEIAKKMSNEKLSRMCKRIASDEMRHHHAYSEFVKRIFEVDPSEMMLAFQYMMKQKIVMLAHFLRESKEKISTAFEQFSNAAQRIGVYTATDYVDIMQKLIDKWQIDKISGLTDEAERARDFLMKLPARMSKISERLVIPVDSYIFKWVQPAVK; this is translated from the coding sequence ATGTCAATTACAAATATCCGTTTAGAAGTTATGCACTTCTTAGAAAAAAATGTAGATCATTTTATTACTCAGTTTTTGGTTCCTGTTGAAAAAATATGGCAACCGTCTGATTATCTCCCCGACTCAGAAAAAGAAACTTTTTTTGAGGATGTAAAAGAATTACGCGAACTGGCCAAAGAACTTCCTTACGACTTTTGGGTCGTATTGGTCGGGGACACCATCACCGAGGAGGCTTTGCCCACTTATGAATCGTGGCTGATGGATGTAGAAGGTATAGACAATGTAGACGGAGAAAAGCGCAACGGCTGGTCAAAGTGGATCAGGCACTGGACAGGAGAGGAAAACCGTCACGGCGATTTATTAAACAAATACCTTTATTTATCCGGCAGAGTGAATATGAGAGAGATTGAGCAGACTACACAACATCTGATCAATGACGGCTTTGATATTGGAACAGGAAGAGATCCTTACAAAAACTTTGTATACACCAGTTTTCAGGAATTGGCAACCTTCATTTCGCACAATCGTGTAGCAGAAATAGCTAAAAAAATGAGTAATGAAAAATTGTCGAGAATGTGTAAACGTATTGCAAGTGATGAAATGAGGCATCACCATGCTTACAGCGAATTTGTAAAGCGTATATTTGAGGTAGACCCGAGTGAAATGATGCTTGCTTTCCAATATATGATGAAACAAAAGATTGTTATGCTCGCTCATTTCCTGAGAGAATCGAAAGAGAAAATAAGTACTGCCTTCGAACAGTTTTCAAATGCTGCACAGCGCATCGGGGTATATACTGCCACTGATTACGTAGATATTATGCAAAAACTGATAGATAAATGGCAGATAGATAAAATTTCAGGATTAACAGACGAAGCAGAACGTGCCCGTGATTTTCTGATGAAGCTTCCTGCACGTATGTCTAAAATATCAGAACGATTGGTTATTCCAGTCGATTCTTATATTTTCAAATGGGTACAACCTGCTGTGAAATAA